The window TCATCGTACCCCTCGCCCTGCTCCTGCAGCTGGCGGAGCACCTCGAGGCGGGACTCAATGCCCGTAGCCTCGCGGGAGATGGCATTCATCGCATTCTCGGCATTCTGCCGCGCCAACTGAGCGCCTTCATAGGCAGACTGGGCCTCGGATTGCTCGATCTGGGAAAACTCGACGGTGTGAACCGAGGCCTCTTCGCGATGGCGGATTTCCTCCAGGCGGGCCTGAAGTTCGCCGACGGCCTGGGCGGCAGCCTCTGCCTCACCCTGCAACAGGCGGAGACGGGTTTCTCCTGCCTCACGGCGTCCTGCCGCAGCGGAAATGTCATTACGGAGCGAGCCGAGACGCCCCTCGTGCCGCGAGATCTCCGAGTTGATCTCCTGAATCTGGCGCTCGGCGACAATGCGCTCCTCGCGAGCCATCCGCACGCGATCCGTATGCTCGTTCAGCGTGGTTTCATGATCCTGGAGCGTAGCGATCATCTGCTCCAGCAGAATGTCGGTCTGCTCAATCTGCTCCTGCTGGGCGCGGATTTTTTCCTCGGCTGCCGCGATGTCGAGGCGATGGCGATCGATCAGGGTCGACGCCTCTTCGCACCGCTCGGCATTCGTCGAGATACGATTTTCGGCGGAAAAAACCCGATTGCGGAGATTCTGGATGCTCTCTCGCAACTCCCCCATCTGGCCGTCGAGTTCGTCAATACGAGCACGGTAGCCGGAGAGTTCTGCCTCCTGCTGTGCGATCTCGGTCTCATGAACACCGCGGGTCGACTCGCCCTGGTCGAGCTGCTGGCGGATGGTGGTGAGTTCCTCGGAGAGTTGTCGATAGTTCTTGTGCGAAAGGTGGACGTCAAAAACCCGGAGGTCCTGCATGAAGGACTGATAACGGCGAGCCTTGGAAGCCTGCCGCTGAAGGGAGCCGATCTGGCGCCGCACCTCCTTGATGATATCCTGGACGCGGAGAAGATTGGCCTCGGTATACTCCAGTTTGCGGAGGGCCTCTTTTTTTTGGGCCTTGTACTTGGTAATACCAGCCGCCTCTTCAAAGATGGCGCGACGATCCTCCGGCCGGCTGCTCAGGATGAGATCGATCTTTCCCTGCTCCATGATGGAGTAGGCACTGCGGCCCACACCCGTATCCATGAAGAGCTGGTGAATGTCCTTGAGGCGACAGGGGGTCTTGTTGAGAAAATACTCGCTCTTCCCATCGCGATAGACGCGTCGGGTGATGCAGACTTCGTTCCAGTCCACGCCGAGTTCTTTTTCGCACTCGGCAAAGGTCAGCGACACCTCGGCCATACCCAGCGCTTGACGGCTGTCCGTACCGCTGAAAATGACGTCGGACATTTCCCCGCCCCGGAGCGCTTTTGCAGATTGCTCACCCAGCACCCAACGCATAGCGTCGAGGACATTCGATTTGCCACAGCCGTTCGGACCCACGACGGCGGTCACGCCGCGATGGAAATTCAAAATCGTTCGCGGCGCGAACGACTTAAAGCCGAGCATTTCGAGGGATTGAAGATACATGAGACCTCCTCTAGGGTTAGGTCCGCCCACCAATAGGAGTGGGCAAAAACCTTGGCAAGTAAAAACACTATATATTGTGGTCTCCTTTTGAGACTCGCGCTACCTATTGAGTTTTATGTCCGATTCCCGTCTCAACGATCTTCTTGATTTTCTGCGTTTTCCGAGCATCTCGACCCAATCCGAACACACCGTCGATCTCCGGAATTGCGCGGAGTGGCTGAGGCAAAAGATCGAGAGCCTGGGAATGGCGGCGGAAGTGAGGGAAACCGGCGGCCACCCCGCCGTGATCGGCCGCACGGCGCACGATCCGGCAAAACGCACCCTCCTGATCTACGGACATTACGACGTCCAGCCGCCGGAGCCGCTGGAGCTCTGGGAAACCCCGCCTTTTGAGCCTTCCATCCGTAATGAACGCATTTATGCGCGAGGGTCCACGGATAACAAAGGCCAGATCATGGCCCACATCCTCGGCGTCGGAGAAGCCATCGCCAGCGGGAAACCCTTGCCGGTCAATGTGATCTTCCTCATTGAGGGTGAGGAAGAGATCGGCAGTGACCATCTCGCTCCCTTCCTGGAACGTTACAAGGAGGACCTCGCTTGCGACGTCATCGTCATTTCCGACAACGGAATGGCCGCCCATGGGTATCCAACTCTTACCTATGCGCTGCGAGGTATCAGCGCCCTCGAATTCAAGGCCTCCGGCCCGGCACTCGACTTGCACTCGGGAGTTTTTGGTGGTGCGGTCATGAATCCAGCAACCGCCGTGGCTCGGCTGATCGCGTCCCTGCATGATGAGGATGGCCGGGTGGCGATTCCGGGATTCTATGATGCGGTGGCCGATCTGCTTCCCTGGGAACGCGACGCTGCGGCAGCGTTGCCGATCGGGGATGAGATCATCCGGGAACTCACCGGAGTGAACGAACTCTTTGGCGAAAAGGGATACAACTCTATCGAGCGCATCGGGGGCCGGCCCACGGCAGAAGTAAATGGCATCGGCGGCGGCTACCAGGGCGAAGGCACCAAAACGGTCCTGCCCCGGGAAGCCTTCGCGAAGCTGACATTCCGCCTCGTGCCGAACCAACAGCCGGAAGAGATCCTGCGCCTCGCCGAGGCCCACCTTGTCAGCCATTGCCCGCCCGGCATCAAGCTGGAGATTACCAAGGGCCACTCGGGCGAGCCATATTTTGCCGACCCGACCTCGCCCGATGGGCTGGCGGTTCAGCGAGC of the Terrimicrobium sacchariphilum genome contains:
- a CDS encoding dipeptidase, translated to MSDSRLNDLLDFLRFPSISTQSEHTVDLRNCAEWLRQKIESLGMAAEVRETGGHPAVIGRTAHDPAKRTLLIYGHYDVQPPEPLELWETPPFEPSIRNERIYARGSTDNKGQIMAHILGVGEAIASGKPLPVNVIFLIEGEEEIGSDHLAPFLERYKEDLACDVIVISDNGMAAHGYPTLTYALRGISALEFKASGPALDLHSGVFGGAVMNPATAVARLIASLHDEDGRVAIPGFYDAVADLLPWERDAAAALPIGDEIIRELTGVNELFGEKGYNSIERIGGRPTAEVNGIGGGYQGEGTKTVLPREAFAKLTFRLVPNQQPEEILRLAEAHLVSHCPPGIKLEITKGHSGEPYFADPTSPDGLAVQRALERVFGHKPALMREGGSIPIVVAFRNILGPAALLPGLGSPDCQAHSPNENFPIENFLKGIKLSQAILEELGTIPLR